In Crassostrea angulata isolate pt1a10 chromosome 4, ASM2561291v2, whole genome shotgun sequence, one genomic interval encodes:
- the LOC128181751 gene encoding tetraspanin-33-like produces MAPGRRRDRSSVNPCLKYFIFLFNFVFLLIGVATVGLTSWIIHEKDKKITSFIDVVLDPSLLLLIAGCIATLISFLGAIGALREHQSMLTAYSHLVTLFIFIQVIGVVFVFLFYYDKSIFISLKIYPDDLFKDAIVRYRDDPDQQDFIDGWQKEMDCCGFSDDDEGYKAWNNNIYYNCTDENKSAEKCAVPWSCCVLKDGDRLNLLCGNGALEQTSSTLLNNQIYTRGCLKAVREWVGSNLFVFGCIVIGVLIPQMMSICFARNLNDQIAIQISKWQYQR; encoded by the exons atggcGCCGGGTAGAAGAAGGGATCGAAGCTCCGTGAACCCGTGTCTGAAATACttcattttcttgtttaatttcgTCTTCCTG TTGATTGGAGTGGCCACGGTCGGATTAACGTCCTGGATTATCCACGAGAAGGATAAAAAGATTACCTCCTTTATCGATGTAGTGCTGGACCCTTCTCTCTTACTTCTCATCGCAGGATGTATCGCAACCCTCATCTCTTTCCTGGGGGCCATAGGGGCCCTCAGAGAGCACCAATCCATGCTCACAGCG TACTCCCATTTGGTGACACTTTTTATCTTCATCCAAGTTATCGGTGTGGTGTTCGTTTTCCTGTTTTATTACGACAAAAGTATATTCATCAGCCTTAAAATATATCCAGACGACCTCTTTAAGGACGCCATAGTCAGGTATCGGGATGACCCGGATCAACAAGACTTTATAGACGGCTGGCAAAAAGAG ATGGACTGTTGCGGCTTTAGCGATGACGACGAAGGTTACAAAGCCTGGAATAACAACATTTACTATAACTGCACAGACGAAAATAAGAGCGCCGAGAAGTGCGCAGTGCCCTGGTCATGTTGTGTCCTCAAAGAC GGGGACCGGCTTAATTTACTTTGTGGCAACGGGGCGTTGGAACAAACAAGT TCTACTCTACTGAACAACCAGATCTACACGAGGGGGTGTCTGAAGGCGGTCAGGGAGTGGGTGGGCTCCAACCTGTTTGTGTTCGGCTGTATTGTCATAGGTGTACTCATTCCACAG ATGATGTCCATTTGTTTTGCTAGAAACCTCAACGATCAAATTGCTATACAGATATCCAAATGGCAGTACCAGcggtga
- the LOC128181254 gene encoding ceruloplasmin-like — translation MDIVWSSVLCLSAIITISQGKEVDLYVGIDEVEWTYKQTDNSDVVFRKAVYQEYTDQSFSNRKPVTSQQGLLGPVLRASVGETLKIHVRNNAKRPFSFYTDGLKTQKNITGSATLGSPVNPGSTLTYIYIVTDNGPRSGSSAGDCVTSLYYSDVNFLQDTNSGLVGMLIVCQPVSAIKAEFDGTCRIIKDLGEFTHVLTLQPSGKDIIYKFQMTGKYPNAKPNVIIRCPALTEGEIEEMVKCMDTEADGTPMIQTMLTKAEQYLSANNINSSSKPKSGSGGNHENNGRKNKEKRKKRKEKQEEEEVKDEKKASMKTADDVIKRIQWDAELPQDEFLVGYIDRFLGIQEKYFTSFSWEDIASVDYSVLAVPKHRIEYFKYKDIKVWDKPRRIDNVFGSTGSKTTIYDVIANYEKNNPGSTKQDNGNYEDSDDDSDDGISVTIDGGASNSQMYNDDEDDDDDDQAAGFDKELCDDGYDKYWRNKERPNYFLAVRITDPDVAQTTEGIQDTILEHEPRFESCCMPLHCLHMTLCTIGLDTPEQVEHCVSVLNRLKPELASMAPKNIPIILKGISHFFNRALYAKIEGAKELYEFVDHIKLCFKNEGIEIRDNHEFVPHMTIIKVTRPVGNSTGQKYIPPWLYSHKTDVDFGQQVLDNIYLCKMTHERREDGFYVTPAYEKVKSTIFLHFGTFYEEESWYSSANLSASLRQTTFSTINGYTGGNLPDIEVCLDRNVRLHMTSLGGQNDIHTVVLYGHQFEVKSQRFDSLSLYPGAAVQANFKTLEEGTWQLTTQHTSDNLHGRVIVSPCNSTRPAQQLSGNIRYYYIAAEREQGGSTPGPIVFQEYTGPTFKTKKPSNLQINGRLGPLIYAETKDMVKVVFYNRADRNLTLYPHGLRVGKMFEGVLYDDVAGKGAVPPNRIKTYFWSVPEEVSVSLFDDDCLVRHYTSGIGHGDDSFLFGPLKICFDGFSQIVSTEKELFVIHTKTSTDIESINGVPSESLIPGPVCLKERLTFHLMTYGTREPQSFVVGGGVIRQKGHVLNVLAAEENSMSSYKVTFVKTGNWSVRSFRNENVSFIFSVDDCGETIDFVYSSKEYSSFIAIGADKWSYSKVTDWASKLPGFQMGPAFQKAMFQEYYSNFFYFPKTPPNAADKMLHGPQLYAKVGDKIKLDIKNKEKRQHSLHVDGLSDQTNIAPDGSLQITWEINEAIGPGSADPSCIMKPYYSRTSQRDIPSGLFGPLIICSPTVPNDVVGSNLQQKVFIVGSVDETQSWYLEDNLKTYTGIVDTDDPRFAEANAIRAVNGYSDGSMKNMTVPMGEDVYFHFLNVGNDLLTIHMYGLNTSVSPQTRVGLSTVTLYPWDSKSIVTRFDTPGSFQYEELTSQGHTTRIYGFYTVLSNTKTTE, via the exons atggatATTGTTTGGAGCAGTGTTCTGTGTTTATCGGCCATCATAACAATCTCTCAAGGTAAAGAGGTAGATCTCTATGTAGGTATAGATGAGGTGGAGTGGACATACAAACAGACGGACAATAG TGATGTCGTGTTTAGGAAAGCAGTCTATCAAGAATACACAGACCAATCATTCTCGAACAGAAAACCCGTGACGTCACAACAAGGACTTCTTGGTCCTGTGTTGAGGGCATCTGTTGGGGAAACCTTAAAGATACACGTCAGGAACAACGCTAAACGCCCGTTCTCTTTCTACACTGACGGTCTCAAAACCCAAAAGAATATAACAG GTTCCGCCACTTTGGGTAGTCCTGTGAACCCTGGTTCCACCTTGACCTACATCTACATCGTGACCGACAATGGTCCTAGGTCAGGGTCATCCGCTGGGGATTGTGTGACGTCACTGTATTATTCTGATGTCAACTTCCTGCAGGACACCAACTCTGGGTTGGTGGGGATGCTGATCGTCTGTCAGCCAG TTAGTGCCATAAAAGCCGAGTTCGATGGAACTTGTCGGATTATAAAGGATTTAGGCGAGTTCACTCACGTTCTTACCCTACAACCTAGCGGAAAGGACATCATTTACAAGTTTCAAATGACAG GGAAATACCCTAACGCCAAACCAAACGTGATAATCCGGTGTCCGGCCCTAACAGAGGGGGAGATTGAGGAGATGGTTAAATGCATGGACACTGAGGCGGACGGAACACCAATGATACAGACAATGCTAACCAAAGCTGAACAGTACCTCAGTGCCAACAACATAAACTCTAGCAGCAAACCCAAATCAGGATCGGGCGGGAACCACGAAAATAATGGCCGCAAGAACAAAGAGAAGCGGAAGAAACGGAAAGAGAAACAAGAGGAAGAGGAAGTGAAGGATGAAAAGAAAGCTTCCATGAAGACAGCTGATGACGTCATCAAGCGCATCCAATGGGACGCTGAGCTGCCTCAAGACGAGTTTTTGGTGGGCTATATAGATAGGTTCCTTGGAATCCAGGAAAAATACTTCACTTCTTTCAGCTGGGAAGACATTGCTAGTGTTGATTATAGCGTGTTGGCTGTACCTAAACATAGAATCGAGTATTTTAAGTATAAGGATATCAAAGTTTGGGATAAGCCCCGAAGAATTGATAACGTATTTGGCTCGACTGGGAGTAAGACTACAATTTATGACGTAATCGCTAATTACGAGAAAAATAATCCTGGCAGTACTAAACAAGACAATGGAAATTATGAAGATTCCGATGATGATAGCGATGATGGAATATCGGTAACTATTGATGGCGGCGCATCGAATTCGCAGATGTACAATGATGATGaggacgatgatgatgatgaccaAGCAGCTGGCTTTGATAAGGAATTGTGTGATGATGGCTATGATAAATATTGGAGAAACAAAGAAAGACCAAACTATTTCTTGGCTGTCCGAATAACGGACCCGGACGTAGCTCAAACAACAGAGGGTATTCAGGATACCATATTGGAACACGAGCCTCGTTTTGAGAGTTGCTGCATGCCTCTTCATTGCCTTCACATGACTCTGTGCACGATAGGTTTAGACACACCTGAACAAGTGGAACATTGCGTTTCAGTTCTGAATCGCTTAAAACCGGAACTGGCTTCCATGGCACCAAAGAATATTCCTATAATTTTGAAAGGAATCAGTCATTTTTTCAACCGGGCTCTGTACGCTAAAATCGAAGGTGCTAAGGAATTGTATGAATTTGTGGACCACATAAAACTGTGTTTCAAGAACGAGGGCATTGAGATAAGAGACAATCACGAATTTGTCCCACACATGACAATTATTAAAGTGACTCGGCCGGTGGGCAATTCCACGGGACAGAAATATATCCCGCCTTGGCTCTACTCCCACAAAACGGATGTGGACTTTGGCCAGCAGGTGCTAGACAATATCTACCTGTGTAAGATGACGCACGAACGGAGAGAGGACGGGTTCTACGTGACGCCAGCTT ATGAAAAGGTCAAGAGTACTATTTTCCTCCACTTCGGAACATTTTACGAGGAGGAGAGTTGGTACAGTTCCGCCAATCTTAGTGCAAGTCTTCGCCAGACGACATTTTCAACCATTAATGGCTACACAGGTGGAAATCTGCCAGATATTGAAGTCTGTTTGGACAGAAATGTTCGTCTGCATATGACGTCACTTGGAGGTCAAAACGACATACATACAGTGGTTCTATATGGACACCAATTTGAAGTCAAAAGTCAACG ATTCGATTCTTTGAGTCTCTATCCTGGTGCGGCGGTCCAGGCAAACTTTAAGACATTAGAGGAAGGAACATGGCAACTGACCACTCAACACACATCGGATAATC TTCATGGGCGTGTAATTGTGTCACCATGCAACTCTACACGTCCGGCCCAGCAACTCTCGGGCAACATCCGGTACTACTACATAGCAGCAGAGAGAGAACAGGGCGG AAGCACGCCAGGACCAATCGTATTTCAAGAGTACACAGGTCCAACGTTCAAAACAAAGAAACCAAGCAACCTCCAAATCAACGGGAGACTGGGCCCTCTGATCTACGCAGAAACCAAAGACATGGTCAAGGTGGTGTTCTATAACCGGGCGGACCGGAACCTGACGCTGTATCCCCACGGACTCCGGGTCGGCAAGATGTTTGAGGGGGTTCTGTATGATGACGTCGCAG GTAAAGGCGCCGTACCACCAAACAGGATCAAGACCTACTTCTGGAGTGTACCGGAAGAGGTGTCCGTCTCCCTGTTTGACGACGACTGTTTGGTCCGCCATTACACCTCTGGCATTGGCCATGGCGACGATTCTTTCCTGTTTGGCCCTTTGAAAATCTGCTTTGATGGGTTTTCCCAAATA GTATCAACGGAGAAGGAGCTATTCGTCATACACACTAAAACTTCTACCGACATCGAAAGCATAAATGGCGTCCCCTCGGAATCCCTGATCCCCGGCCCCGTGTGTCTGAAAGAGCGCCTGACCTTTCACCTGATGACGTATGGTACAAGAGAACCCCAGAGCTTCGTCGTTGGAGGCGGCGTCATCAGACAGAAAGGTCACGTGCTCAATGTGTTGGCAGCAGAAGAGAATTCCATGTCATCTTACAAAGTGACTTTTGTGAAAACAG GTAACTGGTCTGTGAGAAGTTTCCGGAATGAAAATGTTTCTTTCATTTTCTCCGTTGACGATTGTGGGGAGACCATAGATTTTGTATACAGTAGCAAGGAATACTCTAGTTTTATTGCAATCGGAGCCGACAAATGGAGCTATTCCAAAGTCACAGATTGGGCAAG CAAATTGCCCGGATTTCAAATGGGACCAGCCTTCCAGAAGGCGATGTTTCAAGAATATTATAGTAACTTCTTTTATTTCCCGAAGACTCCACCAAATGCTGCTGACAAGATGCTACATGGACCACAGCTATATGCTAAAGTGGGAGACAAGATCAAATTAG acataaagaataaagaaaagcGACAACATTCTCTACACGTGGATGGACTCAGTGACCAAACAAACATCGCTCCTGATGGCTCTCTGCAGATTACTTGGGAGATAAATGAAGCCATTGGGCCAGGGAGCGCAGACCCATCATGTATAATGAAg CCCTATTACTCAAGGACCAGCCAACGAGACATTCCGTCCGGACTGTTTGGGCCCCTGATCATCTGTTCCCCCACGGTGCCCAATGATGTGGTGGGGTCCAACCTTCAGCAAAAGGTGTTCATTGTAGGCAGTGTGGACGAGACTCAGAGCTGGTACCTGGAGGATAATCTGAAGACATACACTGGGATTGTCGACACCGATGATCCGAGATTTGCGGAAGCCAACGCCATTAGAG cTGTCAACGGATATTCAGACGGTTCGATGAAGAATATGACAGTCCCTATGGGTGAAGATGTGTACTTCCACTTCCTCAATGTCGGCAATGACCTCCTCACCATCCACATGTACGGACTTAACACCAGCGTCTCACCTCAGACCAGGGTGGGGCTAAGCACCGTCACCCTGTATCCCTGGGACTCCAAGTCGATAGTGACCCGGTTTGACACCCCAGGGTCGTTCCAGTATGAGGAGCTGACCAGTCAAGGACACACCACCCGAATCTACGGCTTCTACACGGTGCTGAGCAACACCAAAACAACAGAGTAG